Genomic window (Gammaproteobacteria bacterium):
CACCATGCCGCCCATCATGAGATCAATTCCGGCGGCCTTTGCTATCGCGACGATCGCCATGCTTTCCACGACGCCGCATTTCGCGAGCTTGATATTGATGACTTGCGCCAGACTGTCGCGCGCGATGCGCAACGTATCTCGTGCACTACGGCAAGACTCATCAGCCGCGATCGGCACGCCGGCCTCGCGCGCCAGCCGGCCCATACCCTCCCAATCCTCGCGGGCTACCGGTTGCTCCAGTAAGTCCGGCTCGATGTTATGCGCGCGCAGCACTTTCAGAAGCTCAAGCGCCTGCTCAGGTGTATAGCCTTCGTTGGCATCCAGGATCAGCCGGCAGAGCGCATGGCCGCGCCGTATGGCACGCACACGCTCGACGTCTTCGGATGGATTAAGCCCCACTTTAGTTTTGAGTGTGGTAAAGCCCCGGTGCTGATACTGCGCCGCCAGCCGCTGCGCCTCGTCCGCGGCGCAGATCGGTATAGTGATATCGGTGGTGAGACGACTTTGGCAGCCACCGAAGAAACAAAACAGCGGCACGTCCCAGTATCGACACAGCGCGTCGATCAGCGCCATCTCCAGACCTGCGCGCACTGAGGCATATTCGGGCAACTCGTCGGCCAAATCCCGCGCGATCCGGCGCCATTCGCCGGCATCGCGCCCGATCAGCTTGCGCGCTTGTTCGCTTAGTAATCGAAACGCGGTCGCCTGATCCTCGGTCGTGACCTGCGGCAGGGTCGGCGTCTCCCCCCAACCGGTGCTGCCGTCGTCGAGCTCCAAGCGGATAGCGACGTTGGCGATGTGATCCAGACGCGACACCGCGATCGTAAACGGCGCCAGTAATGGAACGTTCAGCAGCCGTATTTCAACCCGCGCGATTGACGGCAAGTCTTATTCCTCAGCG
Coding sequences:
- a CDS encoding dipeptide epimerase codes for the protein MPSIARVEIRLLNVPLLAPFTIAVSRLDHIANVAIRLELDDGSTGWGETPTLPQVTTEDQATAFRLLSEQARKLIGRDAGEWRRIARDLADELPEYASVRAGLEMALIDALCRYWDVPLFCFFGGCQSRLTTDITIPICAADEAQRLAAQYQHRGFTTLKTKVGLNPSEDVERVRAIRRGHALCRLILDANEGYTPEQALELLKVLRAHNIEPDLLEQPVAREDWEGMGRLAREAGVPIAADESCRSARDTLRIARDSLAQVINIKLAKCGVVESMAIVAIAKAAGIDLMMGGMVETRLAMGFAAHFAAGLGGFAWNDLDTPLLLAADPVRGGYVANGAEYDLDTGSTGHGGALDGEYESRSPASCDAKPLRIKKPV